The following is a genomic window from Streptomyces chrestomyceticus JCM 4735.
GGCATCCACGGTTACGCGCAGCAGAAGGACGCACACCTCAAGAGGCTGCGCCGGATCGAGGGCCAGATCCGCGGCCTCCAGCGGATGCTGGAAGAAGATGTGTACTGCATCGACATACTCACCCAGGTGTCGGCGAGCACCAAGGGCCTGCAGTCCTTCGGCCTCCAGCTCCTGGAGGAGCACCTGCGGCACTGCGTCGCCGACGCCGCCGTCAAGGGCCCCGAGGCCATCGACGAGAAGGTCAAGGAAGCCACCAAGGCCATCGAGCGGATGCTGCGCACCTGACCGCGGCCGCCGCCGGACGCCGGTGCCCCGCACCGTCACGCCCGGCGCCGCCGCCCTGTCACCTGGGGTTTCCGGGTCCGTGACCCGTTCGCGCGCGGTCCGCGTCCACGTCCAGCACCTCGTCGATACGGTCCGAGCTGAGCCGATCCTCGCTCGCGGCGGCCGCCGCGATCATCAACTCACCAGTCAGGTCGATCTCGACGAGGGCTACGTGGTCCTGAACCGTCGAGTTGCGGTGTCCGGCCACGTACAACACCTCCTCCTTCGAGCGCCTCCCCACTCTTCTGGTGGTTACCGCCCAGAGTAGGTACGGGCGCACGCTCCGCGCATGGCACGGATGGACCATTTCCGCCAGTTCGCACAAGCCGTGGACATGTGCCCCGGAGGCGCTGTCCGGCCCTCTGGTCCGGATCCGCCGACCGCACCGCCCGGCCGCCCGCGACGACCGCGCCGGTGCCCGTGACGGCCGCCCTCAGCCGCCCGTGGCGGCCGCGCTCAGCCGCCTGCGGCGGCGACCTTGCCCGTGTAGATGTCGTCCCGGTCGGGCAGCCGGACCGGAACCGGCGCCCCGAAGCCGTACAGCGTGGTGGTGGAGGTCACCGACGTCCCGCCCCTCGTGCCGTTGGCGAAGCGGAAGCGCTGGCGCACCTTGCGCAGCCGCCCGGCGTCGTCCAGAAACGCGTCGAAGGCCACCACGTCGGTGGTGAAGCCTTTCTCCGCCGCGGTCAGCGCGGGCCGGACCGCCGGGGACGCCGCGCGCGCCGCCGACCCGATGTCCGTCGTCCCGCTGAAGTGCCGCACCGGGATGCCGTCCAGCCGCTCCCGCCCCTCGTACGTCACCTCCCGCACCCCCCGCAGCAGCTCGGCGGCGGCCATCGGATCGGTCGCGCCGCCGGTGACGAGGTTGCCGTCGGCCAGCGAGGCGGTGTCCACCCGCACCCACTTGTCGGCCGGCACGCCCGCCCCGCGGTTCTTCATGTACAGCGCGGACGGCGTGAGGATCTCAGTGATCGTGCGCTGCGCGCCGCTCCCGTCGCCGGTGTCCGGAAGCCGTACGTTCAGCTTCCCGGTCCGCTTGCGGTAGTCGTGGCCGCCGGTCCCCCGGATGGCGACCCGGGTGCCGCCGCTGACCGTCTCCAGCTCCGTGCGCACCCGGGAGGTGCCGGCCCGGACCAGCGCGTCGGCGCCGGCGCGCAGGGCCGCGGCGTAGTCCGTACGGCCGGACGGGGCACCGGCGTCCGCCGGGCCGGCGGCATCCCGCGGCCCGGCGGACGGACGGCTGCCCGGTGGGCGGGCACGGTCGGTGAAGGGCGGACCGGCCGCGGACCCGCCCACCGGGCCGTCTGCGGAGCGGCCGGCCGAGGCGTGGTCGTCGGCCGCCGCCCCGTTGGGGGAGCAGCCCGTGGTGAGCAGCCCGGCCACCAGGCCCACCCCGCACACGGCGGCCGCGACGGCACCGCCTCGCCTGTCCTGCACCACCATCGCGTACGAGCCCCCTCGGCCGCTCTGCTCGTGAAGTAGCGGACCGGGATGTTCCGGTTGTCCGGACCACCACGACCCGTTCCGTTCAACGACTGTTCAGCCCGCTTCGTCACGCCCGTACACCCCGGGCGCGTAGCGTGGCGCCGTGCAGGACCGAGCAGCGCAGGAGCCGACAGCGCCGCCCTCCGGGGCGCCCGACCACCGGACCACCACCACCGAACGAGGTTCGTTCTGCCTGGCCCGCTGCAGTTGCGGCTGGCACGGCCCGGCGCGCCGGGCCCGCTCCCAGGCACGGACGGACGCGGAACAGCACCACCGGGCGGGGTGAACGACGGCCCGTCCGGCCGGCGGGCCCTTCCACTCGTGACCGCCCGTGAAGCCCCGTCAGCACGCCCCTGGAACCTCCCCGGGCCCCCGCCTCATCTGGGTAGGGGGAAGCATCCACGGCGCGCGGACCCGCAGAGGGTTCCAAAAGGGGCAGTTCACAATGAAGCGGCGCACGATACTGGCAGCCGGCGGCGGACTCGCGGCGGCGACCGCCGGCTTTACCACCGCCTGCAGCACCGAAACCGGCCACGCGAACGCCCCCGGCGGCGCCGCGTCCGGCGGCGTCGGCCTCAACACCAGCTCGCAGGCGGGCCGGCCCCCGGCCGCCAAGGCATCGTGGGACGCACTGCGCAAAAGCCTCGACGGCAAGCTGATACGCGCCGGCGAAGCCTCGTACGACGCCGCCCGCCGCCTCTACAACACCCGTTATGACAACCTGAAGCCCGCGGCCGTCGCCTACGTCCGCCACCCGGCCGACATAGCCGAGTGCCTGTCCTTCGCCCGCCGCTACAACGCCCCCGTCGCGATACGCAACGGGGGTCACTCGTATGCCGGTTGGTCCAGCGGCAACGGCAAGCTGATCATCGACGTCTCCGCGCTGAACTCGGTCTCCGCGCCCTCCGGCGGCATCACCCGCATCGGCGCCGGCGCCAAGCTCATCGAGGTCTACGAGGGCCTCGGCAAGCACAACGTCACGATCCCCGGCGGCTCCTGCCCGTCCGTCGGCATATCCGGCCTGACCCTCGGCGGCGGCCACGGCGTCGCGTCCCGCGCCTACGGCCTGACCTGCGACAGCCTCGTCGGCGCCACCGTCGTCACCGCCGACGGCAAGACCGTCGAGTGCGACGCCAAGCGCAACAGCGACCTCTTCTGGGCGCTGCGCGGCGCCGGGAACGGCAACTTCGGCGTGGTCACCGAACTGCGCTTCCGCACCCACGTGGCCCCCCGCTCGGTCATGGCCTACATGACCTGGCCCTGGGCCAAGGCCACCGCCCTGCTGCGCTCCTGGCAGGAGTGGGGCCCCACCCAGCCCGACGAGATCTGGTCGTCCCTGCACCTGGACGCGCACCCCGGCGGCACCCCGACCGTCTCCGTCGCCGCCTTCTCCCTCGGCTCCTACGGCGACCTCCAGAACGCCGTCGACAAGCTGGCCGACCGCGCGGGCGGCCCCGGGCCCGCGAAGTCCGTACGTCTGACGCCCACCTCGTACCTCGACGCGATGGAGTCCTACGCGGGCTGCTCCACCAAGTCCACCGAGCAGTGCCACCTGCCGGGCGCCCTCCCCGGCCGCAGCGCCACCGGCAAGCTCGCCCGCGAGACGTACGCGGCCCGCTCCGACTTCTACGACCGCTCGCTGGACGCGGCCGGCATCCGCGCCCTGCTCGGCCAGATCGAGGCCGCGAGCCGCAAGGGCGTCGGCGGCAACGCGTCGCTGACCGCGCTGGGCGGCGCGATCAACCGGGTCCGCCCCACCGACACCGCCTTCGTGCACCGCCGCTCGCGCTTCCTCGCGCAGTACCTCGCGTCCTGGAAGGCGGGCGGCACCGGCGCCGCGCAGAGCTCCTGGCTGGACGGCATCCACGGCGCGATGCGGCGCTACGCCTCGGGCGCCGCCTACCAGAACTACACGGACGCGGCCCTGACCGACTGGAAGAAGGCGTACTACGGCCCGGCGGTCGGCCGCCTCACCGAGCTGAAGCGGCAGTACGACCCGAACGGGCTGTTCAGGACGTTCCCGCAGGCCCTGTGACGGCGCGTCCGCCCCGTCGGCGGGGGTGACGGCACCTCCGCCCCCCATACGCCGAGGGAGGACCGGGCTGTCGGCCCCGGTCCTCCCTCGGCGTCCGTTCTTCGGCGTCCGTTCCGCGTCGTCCCCGGCTACGCCGCCAGGTCCTCGTCCCGCTCCTCGCGCGCCACCGGCGGTACGGCCGTCACCGGCTCGGCGACCGCGCGGGGCGCCGGGCCGCCGGCCCGGACGAGCCACCAGGCGGGCGAGCGCCCCACGGCCGTCGCCACCGGGATCAGCATCGCCTGCGCCACCGGCGCCAGCAGCAGCGCCACCGCCGTACCGAGCGCGAAGCCGCCGATGACGTCCGTCGGGTAGTGCACTCCCATGTAGACCCGGCAGAAGCCCTCCAGCAGCGCCAGGCCGATGCCGATCAGCCCGTACACGCGGTGCGCGATGAACAGCCCCACGCCGACCGCCATGGTCAGCGTCGCGTGGTCACTCACGAACGAAAAATCCGTCTTGCCGGGAATGAGTACTTCCAGTCCGGCGTGGACCCGGAACGGCCGGGGCCGCTCCACCACCGCCCGGATCGGAATGTTGGCCAGCAGCGCCACCCCGGCGGCCAGCGGCGCCCAGACCAGGCCCGCCACCGCGCCCGGCGCGTCCGGCCGCCGGCGCGCACCCCACCAGGCGATCAGGCACAGCACGGCGAGCGCGGCGATGAGGCCGTACTCCCCCACGAACTTCGTGGCGCGGTTGAGCCACTCCGGCGCGTCCTTCGCGAGGCTGTTGATGCCGTCGAGCACGTCCACATCGGGGTTCGACCCGTCCATTGCGAGTCCAGCCATCTGCCGCGGCCCCTTACCTTTCGCGCGCGCGAGCGCCGTGTGAGTGCTGCCAACCCCCGTGGTCGTCGGGCGTGGCCGGATTTCCACGGCCTCGCCATGTCTCCATGCCCAGGAAACGCGATGGGCAGCCGAGCCGTTCCAGCTTCCACCGGATGATCACCAGGACGTTATCGAAGAGAGACTGATGTCCGCAGTTCAGGGCCCCATGTTCACGCAGCGTTCGGCCGGGGCAGCGCTTTCGCGCCATCTTCGGTGACACGGGTCGCACCGATGTAGTCCGGTGTGTCGATCTTGTCGAACCGGATCACCGCGCCCGTGTACGGAGCATTGATCATGTAGCCGCCGCCCACATAGATCCCCACGTGGTGGATGGACCGCGGATCGTTCAGATCGTGTGCGAAGAACACCAGGTCCCCGGGGAGCAGCTCGTCCCGCTTCGGGTGCGGCCCGGCGTTCCACTGGTCGTTCGCCACCCGGGGCAGCTCGATGTCCACCGAGTGGTATGCCGCCTTCGTCAGCCCCGAGCAGTCGAACCGCCCGTCCTGGTCCGGCGTACCGTTCCCGCCCCACAGGTACGGCTTGCCGAGCTGCTCCTGCGCGAAGGTGATCGCGGCGGCCGCCTGCCGGGACGCCGGGACCCGCCCCACCGGTGCCTCGAAACTCTTGGCGAGGGTCGTGATGATCTTCACGTAGTTCTGCGTCTCGCTGATCGCCGGCACCCCGCCGGCCTTGATCACCCGGTAGGCGCCCGCGTTGTACGCCGCCAGCATGTTGTGCGCCGGGTCGCCGGGCACGTCCTTCACGTACTTCGCCAGCTCGCAGTCGTACGACGCCGCCGACGGGATCGCGTCCGCCGGGTCCCACACGTCCCGCCGGCCGTCCCCGTTGCCGTCGATGCCGTGCGAAGCCCAGGTACCGGGGATGAACTGGGCGATACCCTGCGCCGCCGCCGGGCTCTGCGCCCTCGGGTTCCAGCCGCTCTCCTGGTAGAGCTGGGCGGCCAGCAGCGCCGGGTTGATGGCGGGACACAGATTGCCCCACTTCTGCACCAGCGGCTGGTACGACGCCGGCACCGCGCCCTTCGCCAGCCCCACCGCCCGGCCCGCGCCGCCCGCCAGGCCCGCGGCGGCCGTGTACGTGCCCACCACGAGCAGCGCGAGGAAGCAGAGCACCAGCCCGACCCCGACCCCACCGGCCACCCAGTATTTGCGCACCCCTCAACCCTCCCCCAAACGGGCGCGTTTCACCGCCGTTTTCGTCATGTACCTCACCACACCCGGCTGTACGGGCCGCTTCCCGCGCTCCCGGCAGTCCGCCCCGGGCGCGCGGCCCTGCCCCGCTCCCGCCCCTTCACTCCCCCAACTCGAACCAGACCGACTTCCCGCCGCCCGGCCCGTGCCGGCACACCCCCCAGTCGTCGGCACAGGCCCCCACCAGGTACAGCCCGCGCCCGCCCGTCGCACCGTGCCCGCACCACCGCCGCTCCGGCAGCCCCGGCGCCCCGTCGTGCACCAGCACCCGCAACATGCCCGGCCCCGGCCACTCCCCGTACAGCGTCACCGGCTCCGAACAGCCACCGCTGCGGCAGGCATTGACCGCGTTCGTCACCACCTCGGACGTCAGCAGCAGCGCGGTGTCGGCCAGCCCGCCCCGCCCGGCGGTCCGCACCGCCGTACGCACCGCGTCCCTGGCCGTACGCACCCACCCCGGATCCGGCGGAAAGACGAGCGAGAAGTCACCGGCCGTGAGCGGCCGGCACGCGGCCTCGGTGCTGGGACACATGACGTGGCCTCCTGGGGTCACCGGGCCCGGGCCGCGCGGGGCGCACGGGGGTGGGCCTGTGCCGTCGAAGCTAAGGACGAGGTTGAGGTAGTTGCAACCGAGACCCCGGAATCTCCCTCGGACGAGTGGCAGCCCGCCCCAACCGTGGCCCGCCGCCGCGAGATCGCGCCAAACTGCGCCCGGACCCCGAGGAGGAACCCATGGCCCCCAGAAGCCAGCCCACCGAGCGCCAACGCCGCCTCGGCGCCGAGCTGCGCAAACTCCGCCTCGCCGCGGGCCTCTCCGGCGACCGGGCCGCCGCCCTGATCGACGCCGACCGCCAGCGCATGAGCCACATCGAAAGCGGCCGCGTCGACGTCCCGCGCAACGGCCTCTACCACCTCCTGCGCTCCTACGGCTGCCCGGAGGGCCCTCTGTTCGAGGCGCTGATGGCGATGGCGCAGGACCGGGGGAAGGGGTGGTGGGACGCGTACCGGGACGTGATGGACAGGCGCGCCTTGGATCTGGCGGAACTGGAAGCACGCTCCACCGCCATCCGTATGCACGAACCCTCCGTCGTGCCGGGCATGCTGCAGACCGCCGATTACGCCCGCGCGATGTGCGTCATGGCGGAGGGAACCGACCGGAACGAGGCGATCGACCGCTACGTCGACTTCCGTATCGCCCGCCAGCACATCATCGGGCCGGGGACCGGGACGCCGTACCACGCGGTGATCCACGAAGGCGCGCTGCGCACGCTGATCGGCAGCGCGGACATCATGCGCAGGCAATTGCGCCGGCTGATCGAGGTCGCGCGCCTGCCGCACGTGACCATCCAGGTGTTTCCCTTCACCGCAGGCGGCTTCGCCGCGTACAGCCGCCTGTTCTCCCTGTTCAGCGGGGCGGCGCCGGAACTCGACACGGTTCGGCTGGAGCAGCCGCTCGGCCCGGTCCTGCTCCACGACAAGCAGTACGTCGACAAGTACTCCGGGATCTTCACCAAGCTGTCCGAACTCGCTCTGCCGCGTGTTGACCCGGAGACAAAGCCCGAGTCTCATGAGGGCCGGGACTCCCTGACTCTGATCCACCACCTTGTGTACACGTTGTAAGGAACCACCATGTCGCAGCTCGTCTGGCGCAAGTCTTCGTACAGTGCGCACCCCCAGGACGACTGCGTGGAGGTGGCCGCGAACCCGAACGGACCGATCCTCTACCGGGAGAGCGACCGACCAGGGGAAATCGCCCGCGCCAGGCCGCACACCTGGTCCGCTTTCCTCGACTGCGTGAAGGCCGGCTCGTACGACAGCGTCAACACCCACTAGCCCGGAGCGACCGATGCACCGAATCGCGCGCACATGGCAGAAGTCGTCGTACAGCACCCACGGCAACGACGACTGCGTAGAGGTGGCCGCGAGCGCGAACGGGCCGGTGCTCTACCGGGAGAGCGACCGGCCAGGGGTGGTCGCCCGTGTGAGTGCCCACACCTGGGCCGCGTTCCTCCGGGACGTCAAGGCGGGCAGCGGACGCCCGGAGCGGCACGTGCCCGTCCCCTGACCGACCCTGACGGGCCGTAAAGTCCTCCGCGTACGAGTGAGTGCACGAGGCCACCGCCCACTGCGGGCCCGACGGAGGAACCGATGCCGACCACCCCCACTCCCCCCGAGAACCTCACCTGGCAGAAAGCCACGGACGACGAGAGCGCGCCCGAGTACATCGAGGTCGCCTTCGGGGCCGACGGCAACGTCTACCTGCGGACGAACACCGAGCCGGACAACGTCGTGGTCACCACGCGCGTCAAGTGGGACGCCTTCGTCCTGGGTGTGAAGGCGGGCGAGTTCGACCACTTCGTGGGGCTCTGAGCGGCGCCCGTTCCGGCGCGGCATTCGAACATTGCCCGGTGTGATCGACCGTGGTACACACGGTGACACCGGCAGGTCCCCAGGCGAAGCGCGCCCCCGTACGCACGTAATCCCCACGGGATCCGTCAAAGAAAGCCGCCAAGTCGACATCTGGTGGCGGTTTTGTCAGCGAAGATAGATGCTGGCCCGTACCGTATGGCGCGGGTACGCAACAACCCATAAGGGGCGGTGAGTTCATTCATGCACTTGGCGGCCGAAAAGGGCGACATCACCACCATCATTGGCGGAATCGCCCCGGACTGGGGCCCGTTCGGGACACTGGGCAACGAAGCGCGCGTCATGGTCGAGGTGGTCATGGCAGTAGCGATTCTGCTCTGCCTCGGCATCGCGATCTGGGGCGCGGCCAAACAGCGCATCGGCGCCACCGCGCTGCGCGACACGTTCAGCGCCGAACAGGGCAAGGGCCTCATCGTGGCCGGCCTGACCGGTGTCTTCATCATCGGGTCGCTCGGCACGCTCTTCACGATCGTGTACGGAATGGCCGTGTAGCCGGGGCGGCCGCGGCGGTACTCCGGGGCGGCCCGGCCGACCCCGTACAGGCCGATGAGTCGCCGGGCCGCACGGCGCACCGGCAGACCGAAGGGCCTTCCGGGTCGGCCACAACCGCCCCCGTAGCGTCACCGCCCCCTCCCACCACCCCGGCTCCCCTCGCCCACGCCCCCGCACGCCCCCGGCGCAGCGCACCACGGACCGCCTCCTTCCGTACGCCCCGCCGGCCGCCCGCACCACAGCCCCTGCTCATCTCCCCCACCACCGGCCACACCCCACCGCCGAGAGCACCCGCCGATGCCCGCTCATTCCGCCCCGAACCGTTCCGCTTTGCGCCACTCCGGCGCGCAACGGTCCGATTGGGCCGCGTACCGGGCGGGGACACAAGGGCTTGGCGGGGACCAAGCGGCGGCCGCGGCCCACGGGGTGGCCGCACATGCCGCAAAGTCCCCCATTCGCCTCTTCCGCCCGACACCTGAGGTTCCGTCACGGTGAGATCTACTCGTACCACTGCGCCCGAGCCGCTGCCCGCGCGGCTACGGTCATATACGGGCGGCAAAAGGACAGCAGTGACGGCCAGGTCGGTTGAGGGGGCACAGGCACGATGAGTCTCAGCGATGGCGGTGGATACGGCGGTGGCGAGCCGGGCGGCCCGGATACGGGCGGCCAGACCCGCACCAGACTCCCCGACGGCGGCGGCGACCCGTACGGGGGCGGCCGCCGCACCCGTACGGGCTCCTCCAGCCGGAACCTGATCACGATCGTCGGCGTGGTGGTCCTCCTGATCGCCGCCATCGCCTTCGCGAACCGGGGCGGGGACGGGCAGAGCGCGGGCGACGGCGGCGCGAAGGAGGCGGACGCCCGCTCCACCGCGCCGACCGGCACCAAGCCGGTGGAGGGCAAGAACGGCGGCATCGCGTCGGGCTTCGCGAAGACGGAGCAGGGGGCGCAGTCGGCGGCGGCGAATTACGCGGTGGCGCTCAACAGCGACGGCATGTACGCGAAGGACCGGCGGCGGACGATAGTCACCACGGTGTACGCGCCGGACGTGGCGGCAGCCCGCGAGAGCGCCCTCGACCAGGCGTACGGCAACCCGAAGTTCCTCGGCCGGATCGGGCTCAAGCCCGACGGCCGGGCTCCCGACGGCTCGACGTTCGTCTCCCGGGCCAACCCGGTCGGCACCAAGGTCGAGAAGTTCTCGGGCACCGCGGCCAAGGTCTCGGTCTGGTATTCGGCCCTCTTCGGGATCGCCGGGGCCGATTCCAAGAACCCGGTCGCGGAGGGCTGGTACACGAACACCTTCGACCTGAAGTGGATCGACGGGGACTGGAAGATCACCGACTTCACGCAGAAGGACGGCCCGGCTCCGGTCGGCCGGGACCAGACCGCGTCGTCGGCCGAGGAGATGTCCAAGGCTGTGCAAGGCTTCGGAGGGTTCACGTATGCCCGCTAACCATCGTCGTCGCGCTCTCTCCCTCGCCGCATTGGTGACGGGCGTCCAGACGGCTGTCCTCCTCCTGGCGTCCCGCGCCTTCGCGGAGCCGAGTCCCACCCCCACGCCCACCGCGACGCCTACGGGCAGCGGCAGCCCCTCGGCGAGCCCCTCGCCGAGCAACGACGCCTGCGACCTCATCCGCGGCCTCGCCAGGGATTACTGCCAAGAAGGCGACAAAGCCAACACCACCCCCAAATCCCCCGGCGGCCTCACCGACAACAACCCCCTCGACCCCCTCACCTCCCTCGCCAAGGGCTGTGCCGACGCCGCCGCCTGGATCGTCAACAAGCTGTCCGACGCCGTGAAGGCGACCTCGCAGGTCGACTTCACCAACGCGGCCTTCCTGAAGCAGTACGCCGTCGTCTTCGCCGCCTCGACCGTGCTGACGCTGGTGCTGTGGCTGCTGGCCGTCGCCAAGCGCGCCGTACGCGGCGTGCGGCTGACGGAGGCGATCAGCGAGGCGATCGGGTTCCTGTGGCTGACCGTACTCGCCTCCGCGTTCACGCCGCTGATCCTGTACACCGTGGTCTCCGCGACGGACGGCGTCACCGAGATCATCGCGAAGGGGACGGGCGCGCAGACCGACACCTTCTTCGGGGCGTTCGCGGGGGCGCTGAAGAAGGACACGGACATCGGCGGCGGTCCGATCATGCTGATCGTGGTCTCGCTGGTCTCGGTGCTGGCGGCCGGCGTGCTCTGGCTGGAGCTCGTGATCCGGGCAGCCCTGCTGTACGTGGGCGCGCTGCTCGGCACGGTCGTCTACGCGGGCCTGGTCGACAAGAACATGTGGGGACATGTCCGGCGCTGGGCGGGCATCATGATTGCCGTGATCATGGTGAAACCCGTCATCGTCATCGTCCTGGGCATCGCCGGCGCGCTCACCACCGGCGACGGCCCGAACGCCATCTCGGCCGTGGTCTCCGGCCTCGCGATCATCCTGCTGGCCATCTTCGCCAGCGCCGTGATCTACCGTTTCGTGCCCGGTTTCGGCGACGAGATGGTCTCGGCCCGTACGAACAAGAAGCAGGCCACCGAGGGCTCGCAGGCCGCCGCCGTGATCTCCTCGCCCGCCGCGCTGGTGTCCCAGGGCATCAAGACGCACAGTTCCCGCAGGTCCGGCGGGGGCGGCCAGGACCAGGGCGGCGGCGGCCAGGCCCGGCCCGCCGACGCGGTCTCCGGCGGCGTGTCCGCCCACGGCAGCCGCGGCGGCTCCGGTGGCCGCGTCCCGGCCCCCGCCTCGCCCGCCCCCCGCTCCCGTCCGTCCCCCGGTTCCGGTTCCGGCTCCACCGGCAACGCCCGCTCCGGCAAGTCTTCAGGAGGTGACGGGCGTTGACGACCCAGTCCCACCCGATCGCGCCCCGCCGCACGTACCTGATCGGCCGCGCCCGCCCGAACGCGATCGTCGGCAAGAACCGCGAGACCGGCGAGATCGCCCTGATCATCGCGGGCGCGTTCCTCGGCATGGTGTGCGGCCTGCTGGTGCCGGTGCTGTCGCTGCGGATCGCGACCCTGACCGGTTTCCCGCTGCTGGCGATCGCCGCGGTCTACTTCCCGTACCGCGGCCGTACGTTCTACAAGTGGTTCGAGATCAACCGCAGCTACCGCCGTACGGTCCGCCGGGGCACGACGTACCGCTCCGGCACCGCCGAGGCCGGGACCCGCCTGGACGGCCGCGAGGTGGAGATCGGCCCGCCGCCCGGCATCGGCCGTATCAACTGGCTGACCGCCCCGTTCGGCCCGGACGAGATCGCCGTGCTGCTGCACGCCGACCGCCGCACCGTCACGGCCGCCATCGAGATCGAGGGCCCGGGCGTCGGCCTGCGCGACAGCGAGGACCAGGAGGCCCTCGTCGAGCGGTTCGGCACGCTGCTCAAGCACGTCGCCAACGGGGACGGCTTCGTCACCCGCCTCCAGATGCTGGCCCGTACGCTCCCCGCCGACCCCGACGCGCACGCCAAGGACGTCGCCCAGCGCGGCAACCCCGACTCCCCCGCCTGGCTCCAGGAGTCGTACGACCAGCTCCAGTCCATGGTCTCCACCTCCTCCGAGCAGCACCGCGCCTACCTGGTCGCCTGCATGCACTACACCCGCGAACTGGCCGCCGAGGCGCACACCATGGCGCGCGCCGCGCACCTGCACAACGGCGGCCTGATCCGCAAGAAGCTGGACCGGGACGCGGGCCTGGCCGTCGTCATGGCGCGCGAACTGACCGACATCTGCGCGCGGCTGGCCGAGGCCGACATCCGCGTACGCCAGCCGCTCGGGCAGAGCCGGCTGTCGTCCCTGGTCCACTCCATGTACGACCCGGACCACCCCATCGACCACATCCAGGCGATGAGCCAGCGCAACGCCTGGCCGGCCGAGCTGGACGCGATGGAGCCGACGTACCTCCAGGCCAAGACCCGCGAGTCGGCCACCCGCGCGCCGTGGTGCCACGCCACGGCCTGGGTCAAGGAGTGGCCGCTTACCCCGGTCGGCGTCAACTTCCTGGCACCGTTGCTGGTGCACACTCCCGATGTCATCCGTACGGTGGCGGTCTGCATGGACCTGGAGCCCACCGAGATCGCGATCGAGCGGATGCTGACGGAGAAGACCAACGACGACGCGGAGGCCAGCCGGGCCGCCAAGATGAACCGGGTGGTCGACCCGCGCGACGTGGCCCACCACGGCCGCGTCGACCAGCGCGGCGAGGACCTGGCCTCGGGCGCCGCGGGCGTCAACCTGGTCGGCTACATCACCGTCTCCTCCCGCTCCCCGGAGGCGCTGGCCCGCGACAAGCGCACCATCCGCGCCTCGGCGGGCAAGAGTTACCTCAAACTGGAGTGGTGCGACCGGGAACACCACCGCGCCTTTGTGAACACGCTGCCGTTCGCGACCGGGATCCGCCGCTAAGCCGCTGGGAGGCGCGTACGTCATGGCCATGCTCGATCCGCTCGCAGCGCTCACCGAGGCGTTCACCAGCTTCCTGTTCGGGAAGGTGGAGACGACACGGCTTCCCGTACGGACCTCCACCGGCCAGGCCCAGGCCGTCTACCTGCCGACCGCCGCACCGGGCCTGGGCGACTCCGGCGTGATCATCGGCCGCGAGGTCTACAGCGGCAAGGGCTACATCTACGACCCCTTCCAGCTCTACGGCCAGCAGCTCCCGGCCCCGCACTGGCTCGTCCTCGGCGAGTCCGGCAACGGCAAGTCGGCGCTGGAGAAGACGTACGTCCTGCGC
Proteins encoded in this region:
- a CDS encoding SCO6880 family protein, with product MTTQSHPIAPRRTYLIGRARPNAIVGKNRETGEIALIIAGAFLGMVCGLLVPVLSLRIATLTGFPLLAIAAVYFPYRGRTFYKWFEINRSYRRTVRRGTTYRSGTAEAGTRLDGREVEIGPPPGIGRINWLTAPFGPDEIAVLLHADRRTVTAAIEIEGPGVGLRDSEDQEALVERFGTLLKHVANGDGFVTRLQMLARTLPADPDAHAKDVAQRGNPDSPAWLQESYDQLQSMVSTSSEQHRAYLVACMHYTRELAAEAHTMARAAHLHNGGLIRKKLDRDAGLAVVMARELTDICARLAEADIRVRQPLGQSRLSSLVHSMYDPDHPIDHIQAMSQRNAWPAELDAMEPTYLQAKTRESATRAPWCHATAWVKEWPLTPVGVNFLAPLLVHTPDVIRTVAVCMDLEPTEIAIERMLTEKTNDDAEASRAAKMNRVVDPRDVAHHGRVDQRGEDLASGAAGVNLVGYITVSSRSPEALARDKRTIRASAGKSYLKLEWCDREHHRAFVNTLPFATGIRR